In one Babylonia areolata isolate BAREFJ2019XMU chromosome 12, ASM4173473v1, whole genome shotgun sequence genomic region, the following are encoded:
- the LOC143288098 gene encoding uncharacterized protein LOC143288098 isoform X1 has translation MENYDYEDDYDNANYTYDENYTYSYTFHSSVHDFNRGNKILKWILVAAVIPVCIVGLAGNTVSVWAWNANRKHNSVVLLFQCLGLVDNAFLLVSAVRAGLFYKNQLTHAIEVYFLPTLYLFQTLSVSITSITGVFRWLAVARPQLGQRVTRGHVVMTCGAVGVWCILLSALVIVMVAMFKSHTEDYVLMDVVLHLVGLVLPNLVLLAFSISLLRLTFMHQRHQTRNKHRRTTLAVLSIAGCSFLPVPWPSLPTCCS, from the exons ATGGAAAattatgattatgaagatgattatgacAATGCGAATTACACCTACGATGAGAACTACACCTACAGTTACACTTTCCATTCCAGTGTACATGATTTTAACAGAGGAAACAAGATCCTCAAATGGATCCTGGTAGCGGCCGTCATCCCTGTGTGTATCGTGGGTCTGGCAGGCAACACGGTGTCAGTGTGGGCCTGGAACGCCAACAGAAAGCACAACTCTGTGGTTCTGCTCTTCCAGTGCCTGGGGCTGGTGGACAACGCCTTCCTCCTCGTGTCCGCTGTCCGTGCTGGCCTGTTCTACAAGAACCAGCTGACCCATGCCATTGAAGTTTACTTCCTTCCCACACTGTACCTTTTCCagaccctgtctgtctccatcacctcGATCACCGGGGTCTTCCGATGGCTGGCTGTGGCCAGGCCTCAGCTGGGCCAACGTGTGACCCGGGGCCACGTGGTGATGACGTGTGGGGCAGTGGGGGTATGGTGCATCCTGCTCTCTGctttggtgattgtgatggtggccATGTTCAAGTCTCACACGGAGGATTATGTCCTGATGGATGTGGTGCTGCACCTAGTGGGGTTAGTCTTGCCCAACTTGGTGTTGCTGGCGTTCAGCATCAGCCTGCTGAGGCTCACCTTCATGCATCAGCG GCACCAGACCAGGAACAAGCACAGGAGGACTACCTTGGCAGTGCTGAGCATCGCTGGCTGCTCCTTCCTACCTGTCCCGTGGCCGTCACTGCCCACCTGCTGTTCGTGA
- the LOC143288098 gene encoding uncharacterized protein LOC143288098 isoform X2 yields MAGCGQASAGPTCDPGPRGDDVWGSGGMVHPALCFGDCDGGHVQVSHGGLCPDGCGAAPSGVSLAQLGVAGVQHQPAEAHLHASAAPDQEQAQEDYLGSAEHRWLLLPTCPVAVTAHLLFVIIKDKHGSWCNWTCVLVAMGAGDLLQVANSSINFLFYFLFASRFRPLLQHAMRFSLFRHRVRGRKSSTTSSVLHPTSDSGSSTYTSSICRQESKEEPLQDPLEEPTQKPIEAASCV; encoded by the exons ATGGCTGGCTGTGGCCAGGCCTCAGCTGGGCCAACGTGTGACCCGGGGCCACGTGGTGATGACGTGTGGGGCAGTGGGGGTATGGTGCATCCTGCTCTCTGctttggtgattgtgatggtggccATGTTCAAGTCTCACACGGAGGATTATGTCCTGATGGATGTGGTGCTGCACCTAGTGGGGTTAGTCTTGCCCAACTTGGTGTTGCTGGCGTTCAGCATCAGCCTGCTGAGGCTCACCTTCATGCATCAGCG GCACCAGACCAGGAACAAGCACAGGAGGACTACCTTGGCAGTGCTGAGCATCGCTGGCTGCTCCTTCCTACCTGTCCCGTGGCCGTCACTGCCCACCTGCTGTTCGTGATCATCAAGGACAAGCATGGCAGCTGGTGCAACTGGACCTGTGTCTTGGTCGCCATGGGTGCAGGCGACCTCTTGCAGGTTGCCAACTCCAGCATCaacttcctcttctacttcctctTTGCTTCCAG GTTCCGACCCTTGCTGCAGCACGCTATGCGCTTCAGTCTGTTCAGGCACAGGGTCAGAGGACGTAAATCTTCCACCACTTCCAGCGTCCTGCACCCCACTTCCGATTCTGGCAGCAGCACCTACACCAGCAGCATCTGTCGCCAGGAGAGCAAAGAGGAGCCTCTGCAAGACCCTCTGGAAGAGCCTACTCAAAAGCCTATCGAAGCTGCAAGCTGTGTGTAG